A region of the Clostridium sp. AN503 genome:
TGCTTGAAGACCCGGGTCAGGTGGATGAAGCATGGGACTTTGTAGAGGCCCACTGGGGCGCCCCGGTACTGGTGTACAGCTCGGATACTGCGGACAATGTAAAGGAAAGCCAGCGACTGGGTCAGAGCCGGATCGCAGATCTGCTGGAGCAGGCAGCGGCTGAGCTTGCAGAGCGCGCCGTCAGCCATGGAATCCGCCGGGTGATCGTTGCAGGAGGAGAGACCTCCGGCGCGGTGACAAAACGGCTGGGCTTTTCATCTTACCAGATCGGGCAGAGTGTGGCGCCGGGGGTGCCTGTCATGATCCCCATGGAAAATCCGGATATCCGTCTGGTCTTAAAATCCGGTAATTTTGGTCAGGAAGATTTTTTTGAACGGGTTTTGGCGATGACAGAAATGGAGGAAGACTGATGGAACTGCATATGGATAAAGAACTGGAACTAAAACTGCAGCAGGCGGTCTGGATCGGCAAGAGCCTGTTTGACAGGAACTGCACCACAGGTTCCTCGGCCAATATGAGCTTTTTCCATAACGGGCGGATCTATATCACCCAGGGCGGAAGCTGCTTTGGCACGCTGAAGCCGGAACATTTTGCTGTAATTGGTATGGACGGCGCCTGTCTTTCCCAGAACAGGCCCAGCAAGGAAGCGCCGCTGCATCTTAAGGTGTACCAGAAAAAACCGGGTACCGGCGCGGTGATCCATACCCACGGGACTTATGCGGTATTGTGGAGCTTTGTCCCCGCGGAGAATGAAAAGGACGTGATCCCGGAGCACACCCCCTACCTGAGGATGAAGCTGGGAACGGTGGGAATGGTCCCGTATGAAAAACCAGGCTCCCAGGCGTTATTTGACGCGTTTGGTGAACGGGTCATGGACAGTGACGGCTATCTGCTGAAGCAGCATGGGGCAGTGGTGCCGGGCAAAGATTTGATGGATGCATTTTACTGTATAGAAGAACTGGAAGAAAGCGCCAGGATAGCCTGGATGTTGAGGCAGGCCGCGCTTAAGTGAGGAAATACACATGTATGATATAGGATACAGACAGACACAGGAACAGAAGACATCTCTCTCTCAGAAGATGATCCAGTCGGCGGAGATCCTTCAGATGGACGTGCAGGAGTTGGAGACGTATGTGCAGCAGCAGGCTCTTGAGAACCCGCTGATCGACTTGGATGAGATGGAGCGGGGGATCTCCGGGTCTCTGAGCGGGGACACGGACAAGCTCCGGGATGACAAGGAGGAGTTCTGCCGGAAGCTGGAGTGGTTAAACCGCACCGACGAACAGAACCGGATCTATTATTCGGAGGAGTACGAGGAGGCGGAGAACCGGGATGCCTGGAATTTTTCCGAGGAGGAAAATTCCCTGGAGGATTATGTTCTAAGCCAGCTTGTGATGCAGATCAAGTCGGAAAAGGACTATGAATGCATGGAGTTTCTGGTGTACAGTCTGGATTCCAGAGGATACTTAACAGTTGACACGGAGGAGATCAAAAAGAAGCTGGAGATCGGTCAGGAGGCCATGGACCGGTATCTGGAGCTTTTGCAGTCCGTAGAGCCGGCAGGCGTGGGGGCCAGATCCCTGGAGGAGTGCCTGCAGATCCAGTTAAAGCGCATGCATGAGAGCGGTTATTTTGAGGAGCAGGAGTTTACGGAGCTGATGGAGCTGACCGGCTCCCATATGGGGGCGCTGGGGAAACGTCATTTCGCCCAGATCGCGGAACAGATGGAGATCAGCACGGAGGATGTGCTGAAGGGCTATGAGATGATCCGCAGGCTGAACCCGATCCCCGGCAATTCCTTCAGCTCCCGGGAAGATATGCGCTATGTAAAACCGGATGTGACCGTTGTAAAGTTTGAGGACTATTTTGAGGTGCTGGTCAATGACGCCAATATCCCGCATATATCGGTGAACCGCCAGTATTTAAACATGATGAATGAGGACGCCACCGGGGAGGTCCTTGATTATCTCCAGAATAAGTACCGGCAGGTGCAGTGGGTGCAGCGCTGTATCGAGGAGCGGACCAGCACGTTGCGGAAGGTTGCAAAG
Encoded here:
- the rpoN gene encoding RNA polymerase factor sigma-54, whose amino-acid sequence is MYDIGYRQTQEQKTSLSQKMIQSAEILQMDVQELETYVQQQALENPLIDLDEMERGISGSLSGDTDKLRDDKEEFCRKLEWLNRTDEQNRIYYSEEYEEAENRDAWNFSEEENSLEDYVLSQLVMQIKSEKDYECMEFLVYSLDSRGYLTVDTEEIKKKLEIGQEAMDRYLELLQSVEPAGVGARSLEECLQIQLKRMHESGYFEEQEFTELMELTGSHMGALGKRHFAQIAEQMEISTEDVLKGYEMIRRLNPIPGNSFSSREDMRYVKPDVTVVKFEDYFEVLVNDANIPHISVNRQYLNMMNEDATGEVLDYLQNKYRQVQWVQRCIEERTSTLRKVAKEIVAIQRGFFEKPDGRRVPMSLRDIAERLDIHESTVSRTVKNKFLQCPWGMYPMNYFFVKKVAADSVGEAMTPELVKNRIGEIIEKEDKKKPLSDQKISDQLKEMGIDVSRRTVAKYRGEMMIADTAGRKLRG
- a CDS encoding class II aldolase/adducin family protein, whose amino-acid sequence is MELHMDKELELKLQQAVWIGKSLFDRNCTTGSSANMSFFHNGRIYITQGGSCFGTLKPEHFAVIGMDGACLSQNRPSKEAPLHLKVYQKKPGTGAVIHTHGTYAVLWSFVPAENEKDVIPEHTPYLRMKLGTVGMVPYEKPGSQALFDAFGERVMDSDGYLLKQHGAVVPGKDLMDAFYCIEELEESARIAWMLRQAALK